In a genomic window of Bubalus bubalis isolate 160015118507 breed Murrah chromosome 17, NDDB_SH_1, whole genome shotgun sequence:
- the POU4F2 gene encoding POU domain, class 4, transcription factor 2 gives MMMMSLNSKQAFSMPHGGSLHVEPKYSALHSASPGSSAPAAPSASSPSSSSNAGGGGGSGGGGGGRSSSSSSSGSSGGSGGGSEAMRRACLPTPPSNIFGGLDESLLARAEALAAVDIVSQSKSHHHHPPHHSPFKPDATYHTMNTIPCTSAASSSSVPISHPSALAGTHHHHHHHHHHHHQPHQALEGELLEHLSPGLALGAMAGPDGAVVSTPAHAPHMATMNPMHQAALSMAHAHGLPSHMGCMSDVDADPRDLEAFAERFKQRRIKLGVTQADVGSALANLKIPGVGSLSQSTICRFESLTLSHNNMIALKPILQAWLEEAEKSHREKLTKPELFNGAEKKRKRTSIAAPEKRSLEAYFAIQPRPSSEKIAAIAEKLDLKKNVVRVWFCNQRQKQKRMKYSAGI, from the exons atgatgatgatgtcCTTGAACAGCAAGCAGGCGTTCAGCATGCCGCACGGCGGCAGCCTGCACGTGGAGCCCAAGTACTCGGCCTTGCACAGCGCCTCGCCCGGGTCCTCTGCACCCGCGGCGCCCTCCGCCAGCTCTCCGAGCAGCTCGAGCAAtgctggcggcggcggcgggagtgGCGGGGGCGGTGGAGGCCGGAGCAGCAGCTCCAGTAGCAGTggcagcagcggcggcagcggcgggggCTCCGAGGCGATGCGGAGAGCGTGTCTTCCAACCCCACCG AGCAATATATTCGGCGGGCTGGATGAGAGTCTGCTGGCCCGCGCCGAGGCTCTGGCGGCGGTGGACATCGTCTCCCAGAGCAAGAGCCACCACCATCACCCGCCCCACCACAGCCCCTTCAAGCCGGACGCCACCTACCACACCATGAATACCATCCCGTGCACGTCGGCTGCCTCCTCTTCGTCGGTGCCCATCTCGCACCCGTCCGCGTTGGCGGGCacgcaccaccaccaccatcatcaccaccatcaccaccatcagccgCACCAGGCGCTGGAGGGCGAGCTGCTGGAGCACCTGAGTCCCGGCCTGGCGCTGGGTGCCATGGCGGGCCCCGACGGCGCCGTGGTGTCCACTCCAGCTCACGCGCCGCACATGGCTACCATGAACCCCATGCACCAAGCTGCTCTCAGCATGGCCCACGCGCACGGGCTGCCCTCACACATGGGCTGCATGAGCGACGTGGACGCCGACCCCCGGGACCTGGAGGCATTCGCCGAGCGCTTCAAGCAGCGACGCATCAAGCTGGGGGTGACCCAGGCCGATGTGGGCTCCGCGTTGGCCAACCTCAAGATCCCCGGCGTGGGCTCGCTCAGCCAGAGCACCATCTGCAGGTTCGAGTCCCTCACTTTGTCTCACAACAATATGATCGCGCTCAAACCCATCCTGCAAGCGTGGCTAGAGGAGGCGGAGAAGTCTCACCGTGAGAAGCTCACCAAGCCGGAGCTCTTCAACGGCGCGGAGAAGAAGCGCAAGCGCACGTCCATCGCGGCGCCAGAGAAGCGTTCGCTGGAAGCCTACTTCGCCATCCAGCCGCGGCCCTCCTCCGAAAAGATCGCCGCAATCGCCGAGAAGCTGGACCTTAAGAAAAACGTGGTGCGCGTCTGGTTCTGCAACCAGaggcagaaacagaaaagaatgaaatattccgCGGGCATTTAG